The DNA window GTCTTCACTGCACAGTAAGTACGAGGATCATGCTAAAAAATTAACCCCCGTTGCAAGTTCTGTTAACGGAGATCTGAACAGTTTAATGGAAAATGGAAAAATTGAAGATTCTAAAAGTTGGGATAGTTGGATTCAAACCAACGATGATTCCATCATCCAAAAAAATCTGGATAACGGAACATCAGTATGTTTACAAGCAGTGAAAACCAGTGTAACAGGTAACAGTAGTGAAGCTACCAACACAAAATCAGAATCCATATTTGATGTTATTTTAAACTTTTTCTCCAAATTATTTGGATAAAACCATACATCTTTTTTTGGCTTTAAGTAATTGAACTGGTTTTTATGGTTCAACCTAAAAACTGGAAGAATTATATGCTCAGATCAATGAAATATTAATAAAAATTACCCATTAACTAGAATTAAATCAAAAAATATAACTATTGTGGTCAAACATAATTTAGTATAGTAAATTAAAATTTCATCTAAATAGATCCCTGGGGGTATATTTATTTTAGACGCAAATATTTTAATTGTTGAAGACGAATTTATAGAAGCTGCAGATTTAAAAAAACGGCTTGAAAGATTGGGTTACTCTGTTTCAGGTATTGTGGGTACGGGTGAAGCTGCTATTCAAAAGGCTGAAGAACTGTTTCCAGATCTTATACTCATGGACATAATGCTCAAGGGAAGCATGAACGGAATTCAGGCAGCAGATCAGATCATGGAAAAAAGTGATATTCCAGTCATATATTTAACAGCCTACTACGACAACGACACCTTGGAAAAAGCCAAAAAAACAGCACCCTACGGTTACATTATCAAACCCTACGAAGACATGGGTTTAAGAAGTGCCATTGAAATGGCTGTTTACAACCATCACAACGAGCAACGCCTGAAAAACAGTGCCAAGGTACTGAAATTTTCGAGTGAAATGTTGAAGGAAATTAACAGATAAAAAAAAAAAGGTCATATTAAACTTCTTTTTAAATACATAATTCAATAGTTGGATCCTAAACCCTCCAATAAATTTTAAGACCTTAAAAATCATGCACAGAAGAAATCCTTCAATTTTTCTGCCACTAACTTGGGATTACCCGTTACAAGTGGACCTGTATGGGAAAGACCACTAAGTTCAACTTGTCTAACATTTGGAATGGTATTTTTAAGCTTTTTCATGGTTTTCTTTAAAAATGTCGGACTTTCAGTTCCACCAATTAATAAAACCTCAGCCTTCAAATTTCTGAACTTTTCTACCTGACCGCTCTCTTCCTTCACTAACTCGTAGTCGTAATGAAAAGTTGGTATTAATACATTAAATGGGACTTCATCTTCCTTGACCCGTTCTGTTTTGAGGTACACTTTAAAAATTAGTTCAAGAAGGAAATGGGGCAATTTTGTAATTGTCTTTGGTAGTCCGAAGTGGCTTCCAAAATCTTTGGTCATGGTGGCAGTTCCAGCTGCTATATTTCCCTCTGCCATCTCCCTGTCAAAACGTTTCATGAATGACATGATACTTAAAACATTGTTATCTATGTCTAGTGGAGGTTCGTAGATTGCTGCTTTAGTTATTGGAAGGTTTAATGCAGCTTCCAGTGCTATTAAAGCACCTGAACTGAGTCCAAAAATGTACTTTGCACCTGTTTTTCTGAGTACAACATCTAAATCTTCCATTTCCCTTTCCATACAGTACTGATCACCGAAATCACCACTTAAACCCCTTCCCCTTCTATCTGGAATGTAAACTGTGAAGTCCTCAGACAGGCATTCTCCAAGTTCCATGAAATGTTGGGAGGAATTAGCTCCACCATGCAGAAGAACCAGTCCAGGACCATTTCCCATCTTCCTGTAACCTACTACTGTGCTATCACTGGAACTCACAAATTCCTTTTCGTATCTCATATCTCTACCTCAATGGTTTATGAACTCTTCAATCAACTTGTTTGCATCTGTGGTTACAGCTTCTCCATGACCAGTTAGTATGGTTTCCACATCGAGTTTGCCGAGTTTTTCCATGGATTTTTTGTAGTTTACTGGATCTGGAAGTAATCTTCCTGATGGGGAATTTAAAACACCATTACTGTAACTCATGTTGTCACCCACAAATAGAACCTTGTTAATTGGGTTGTAAAGACAGATACTTCCAGGTGTGTGGCCAGGAGTGTGTATAACTGTGTAGTTTGCTATTTTATCACCATCTTCCAGTATCATGTCTGTTTTAACTGGTTTAATATTGTATATCAGGTTCATAAGTTTTGTGAAGGGTTTCATGATAAATGGACCGTCATCACCTTTTTCTCCAGAAACATACGGCCAATCATCCTTGTGAGCTGCAATTTTTGCCTTTGTTAGTTGTTCTATTTTATTCAAACTCCCTGTGTGGTCGAAGTGGTGGTGTGTTAAAACTATCACCCCAATATCTTCGGGATTTTTTCCCAGGGTGTTCAGACAGTTTTCAAGTTGTCCTGCCTTACCTGGTAGCCCTGTGTCAACCACAAAACTTTCACTATCTTGTACTAAATAAAAATTTGAAATGCCTTGAAACTGGTATATTCCAGTTATAACTTCGGTAAACTTGGATTTTCCCATTAAATTTCCCCCAATATTATTTTTTGCTGAACCCCTGGGATAATGGATCTGTATTTGGGATTACTTGAAATAGGTTACAACATTCCTATTTCTCTTGGGTGCTTTTCCATTTTCCTTTGCTTTGTATCCCAATGTAACACCGAAATACACATCATTTTCCTCGGGGATATCAAATTTCTTTAAACTTTCAGGATTTGTGAAGTAGAACGCTGCAAACCCAATCCAGCAGGAACCAATATTCATACTTTCAGCTGCAAGTAACATGTTCTCAACTGCTGCTGAACAGTCTGCATGGGGCGTGGTTGCATTTTTCTTTCCTGAAACAATTACAACGGTGGGTGCTCCGTGGAATATATGATAATTCTCATTTTGTGCAAGGTTTTCCAGCCATTTCTCCCCTGTTTTTCCCATGGCTTCCTTGGCACCCCTACTAATTTCATTTATAAGTTCAGGATTTTGAATCACTGTAAAATGCCATGGTTGGTCATTATGACCTGTTGGAGCATACACAGCAGCTTCTAAAATTATTTTCATTTCATCGTTCTTTACCTGTTCTGGAAGATAATTTCTTACACTACGCCTATTTTTTATAGTTTCAATGGTTTGATTCATTCAAATTCCCCTCCCCAATAAATATAATCATATATGTTTTACAAATTCCTTTTTCATATGGTATTTCAACATGAATTCATAAAGAGTTTATTCTATTATATATGGTTGGTAATCAAATTTAAATCATTAATCCATTATTTATTAAACGTTGTTGGTAAATTATCATGTCTGAAAATTACAAATCTAAACCTGAGATGTTCCATGAACTTTCGTGTTACAGCTCTTCCCATGGGGATCCCGAATTTATTCATCAGTACGTAGTTGATGCATTTGCTTTAGAAACTGCTGATGATGAAACTAAAAATATAAGAGTTGCATTTGCATTAATTGGACTCTATTTACATGTTGAAAAGAATTTCACTGGAAAAGAGGTTCAAAATGCACATATTAAACTTGGAAAACAGAGGAAAACT is part of the Methanobacterium lacus genome and encodes:
- a CDS encoding response regulator, whose protein sequence is MVEDEFIEAADLKKRLERLGYSVSGIVGTGEAAIQKAEELFPDLILMDIMLKGSMNGIQAADQIMEKSDIPVIYLTAYYDNDTLEKAKKTAPYGYIIKPYEDMGLRSAIEMAVYNHHNEQRLKNSAKVLKFSSEMLKEINR
- a CDS encoding alpha/beta fold hydrolase is translated as MRYEKEFVSSSDSTVVGYRKMGNGPGLVLLHGGANSSQHFMELGECLSEDFTVYIPDRRGRGLSGDFGDQYCMEREMEDLDVVLRKTGAKYIFGLSSGALIALEAALNLPITKAAIYEPPLDIDNNVLSIMSFMKRFDREMAEGNIAAGTATMTKDFGSHFGLPKTITKLPHFLLELIFKVYLKTERVKEDEVPFNVLIPTFHYDYELVKEESGQVEKFRNLKAEVLLIGGTESPTFLKKTMKKLKNTIPNVRQVELSGLSHTGPLVTGNPKLVAEKLKDFFCA
- a CDS encoding MBL fold metallo-hydrolase, yielding MGKSKFTEVITGIYQFQGISNFYLVQDSESFVVDTGLPGKAGQLENCLNTLGKNPEDIGVIVLTHHHFDHTGSLNKIEQLTKAKIAAHKDDWPYVSGEKGDDGPFIMKPFTKLMNLIYNIKPVKTDMILEDGDKIANYTVIHTPGHTPGSICLYNPINKVLFVGDNMSYSNGVLNSPSGRLLPDPVNYKKSMEKLGKLDVETILTGHGEAVTTDANKLIEEFINH
- a CDS encoding nitroreductase family protein, translating into MNQTIETIKNRRSVRNYLPEQVKNDEMKIILEAAVYAPTGHNDQPWHFTVIQNPELINEISRGAKEAMGKTGEKWLENLAQNENYHIFHGAPTVVIVSGKKNATTPHADCSAAVENMLLAAESMNIGSCWIGFAAFYFTNPESLKKFDIPEENDVYFGVTLGYKAKENGKAPKRNRNVVTYFK
- a CDS encoding DUF5946 family protein, producing the protein MSENYKSKPEMFHELSCYSSSHGDPEFIHQYVVDAFALETADDETKNIRVAFALIGLYLHVEKNFTGKEVQNAHIKLGKQRKTWPRFVLPLNRGDIGIKNVMECPEGFKRDMAIENWCLSVWNAYSSCHEAVRELVQHELWRDK